Below is a genomic region from Vitis riparia cultivar Riparia Gloire de Montpellier isolate 1030 chromosome 16, EGFV_Vit.rip_1.0, whole genome shotgun sequence.
aaaatgagctGTCAATAATTGGGACTATTAAGGATTACCTTGGGTTGTATAGGGACTTCTAAGTGTATTAACTGTTAACAAGAGAagatacaaaattcaaaatgggaaagatataagaagaaagaaattaatggAAGTtgtcaaaaactaaaaatgaaagacGACAAAAGAAACTCCAAAGGCCTTACCAAAAAACGCGATCACTGGCATCAGTACATTTTTCAACTTATTAAGCCCTGCATGATTAAATCAAGCAACTGAAATTAGTTATAGAAATTGAAGACCCTTAGCAAACATAAGATTGTGTTTAGTTATCCTAATTACTTATAATTGCAATTGCAATGTATAGTTGGATTTccaatgattatttttttcttttttgttttaaaattgatattagtGTTCATCAaccatttgatttgaaaattttcagcaCTCACAGTTTCTTCCATCATCATCAAGGCATTGTATAGTGTTGTTGCTGAAATTTGGCATGCACCATCTGCCTTTTGCTTCGCATTCATGGCAGCGAGAGCGCAAAAATGAAAGCTGGACCCCCATAAGCAGCTTTTCTTGCAAATCTGATCTTAAAAGATTGCTGGGCTCTGACACAGCCATGAAATTGCCAGTGACAACAGTGAAGCCAATGGTGCACGAATATGGAAGATCTCTCACATGCATGTAGCGTCCAGCTAGCGCATAAGCATATGGTTGTGAGGAAGAGAAAGTAGCATCGGTGCGGTTGCAGGGAACAATAGGAATGTAGTATTGATCAAAGATTGGTCTTGCGCAGTTCATCAAAACTACAGTATCCAGTTCTTCAGGATATTCATAtccatatacatatatatcatCTACTGTCAAGGAATAGAGAGGAAGGGAGAAACAGTTGCTCTTCTCTAGCCCAACAACTACAATTCTGATGGTATAGTTATCGTAGTTGATCTCCGCAACATGGTATTTCCCATATAAGATTGTACGGCTGTTTTCACAAGCCAATTCGTATGCAGGATCGGGATGACCACAGCCAAGCGGGTCACCTTTTAATCGAAATGGGTTGCTGATGTTTTGAATATCTCCGCAAGAAGAGGGCCTGCAGGGCTGATTTTCAGTAGCAGcgcaaaatgaaagaaaacggACATGGAGGAGTGTTATGAGGCCTACTCCCACAAGTTTTGCTTGTCTCAGCATCATAAATTCAGATGCAGAGAGAGACGCTTCTTTGGTTTGGGGCATCCCCAAGTTTCTGAAGATAAAATTACAATCCAAGGAGCAAAGCTGCTTAGAAATCAACTTTCTAGCCACTTGATTTGTCTATGCATTGGTGTCACAATCAACtacccaaaattttcttttttattttt
It encodes:
- the LOC117933203 gene encoding uncharacterized protein LOC117933203, with product MPQTKEASLSASEFMMLRQAKLVGVGLITLLHVRFLSFCAATENQPCRPSSCGDIQNISNPFRLKGDPLGCGHPDPAYELACENSRTILYGKYHVAEINYDNYTIRIVVVGLEKSNCFSLPLYSLTVDDIYVYGYEYPEELDTVVLMNCARPIFDQYYIPIVPCNRTDATFSSSQPYAYALAGRYMHQSFKIRFARKAAYGGPAFIFALSLP